TGTTGATGGATATACACATTGCATATTCATTTGGGTTGACCATTGCAACCATTTTGTCTGGTGCCACCTGGTATGCTGTGCTGATTGTAGTAATACGTGATATCATTGCAATCACAGAATTAATGCTGATATACACTATGACAACTATGGAGTAAAGATTTTTTATACACTCATAAATGGGTAATGATTCTATTACCAGTAATTTTAAAATATCTTTATGATTTGACTAATAGAACAGATGTCATTTGAATGGATGTAATAGTGATATTTTACCATGCCGGAGGCTTTGTATGTACGAAATTCGTGAAGCGACATTAAGTGATATTGATGATATTGTTACTATACGGATGAAGATGCTTTTTGAGTTAGGTAAATTAGAAACAGAGGATGGCACAAGGAAACTACGTTCGTTGACAAGGGATTTCTTTATTCGTAAATTCCAAACTGGTGAATTCAAAGTATTTTGCGCTGTTAAAGACGATACTATTATTGCAACAACAGGTATTCAGTTTTTAGAAAGGCCACCTTTATACGAAAATCCACATGGCATTGAAGCGTATATTATGAATGTATATACAGAACCTGAACATAGAGGCAAGGGGGTGGCGTCAAAATTGCTTCAAAAAGTGATTGAATATGCACGAGAAAGAAAAGCAGGCAGAATATTGCTGCATACAATTGGGAAGGATAAACGTGTGTATGAAAAAGCAGGTTTTGTATCCACAACCAATGAAATGGAATTAGTGTTGCGGTATTAATTTGATGTAGGTTTAATTTTATTTCTATTAGCTAACA
This is a stretch of genomic DNA from Spirochaetota bacterium. It encodes these proteins:
- a CDS encoding GNAT family N-acetyltransferase, giving the protein MYEIREATLSDIDDIVTIRMKMLFELGKLETEDGTRKLRSLTRDFFIRKFQTGEFKVFCAVKDDTIIATTGIQFLERPPLYENPHGIEAYIMNVYTEPEHRGKGVASKLLQKVIEYARERKAGRILLHTIGKDKRVYEKAGFVSTTNEMELVLRY